From the Papaver somniferum cultivar HN1 chromosome 2, ASM357369v1, whole genome shotgun sequence genome, the window TTTTGGTTTCCTTATCATTTTGTTACTGCACTACTATCGAGATGAGCGAGACGGAATATATTCGACAAGAATTTGTACTGTTGGACATAGATGGACTTGAGTATCACCGTTGGATGGCTGATGTGAAGATCGTTTTTTGTGGAAAAATAATGCACCCACACCATCACACCCTCTACTGACAAAGATGCTGCCCCAGCAACTGAAAAAGAAAAGGCTGAAACCCTCCGATATTTGAAGGCACATATTGACCCTAATCTCCTTTGAGGATACGGACACATAATGTGTCCTAAAGAATTGTGGGATGCACTAGCAAGCCGTTTTGGGAGCATTGAGGATTGCCTTCTCCCACAGTTGAATGAACAGTGGAATGACATTCagtttcttgattatgtgaaggTAGGCGATTTCCAAAGAGATATGCTTAAGCTACAAGCATACCTCAATTTATGTGGGATAAAACTCACAGATAAAGACATGATTCAAAAGACATTGTCTACTTTCCTTTTGCCATATGTTATTCTAGCCAACCAATTCCGCATAGAAGTTCATAACAAGAGAATAACAACTTTCAGCAAGTTGATCAACTTATTCCGGATGGCCGAAAGACACAATGaagttctagcaaacaacaatgcTAGATCCCCCGAGAAGAAGAAAATTCCCGAGGCTAACTATAGCAAGGATAACAAGGGAAATCCCCCCAAAGAAAAGAGGGTTAAAAATGTTGATTCGTATTCTCATGCTCCATACTCACGTGGGGATAATAACCCACGTGGAAGAGGACAAAAGGGTCATCGTGGAAGGGGCCATGGGCATGGAGGCCATGAACGTGGATGCCATTCAAGTACCTGGTCTAGAGATGTTACTTCTGGACCTAGTGGTAGAGGCAACACTGTTGAAAAAACACATAAGAACCCCATGTCTAAGAAGGCCGAGAATGACAATGCACCTTGTTACAGGTGTGGAATCTCCGGACATTGGTACCAGCAATGCAAAGCTAGTGCCAAAGTAGCAGCCAGCTACAAAAAAATGCCGGGAATCTATAGATCAAGAAGCTTACTGTGTGGAAG encodes:
- the LOC113350694 gene encoding uncharacterized protein LOC113350694, with translation MCPKELWDALASRFGSIEDCLLPQLNEQWNDIQFLDYVKVGDFQRDMLKLQAYLNLCGIKLTDKDMIQKTLSTFLLPYVILANQFRIEVHNKRITTFSKLINLFRMAERHNEVLANNNARSPEKKKIPEANYSKDNKGNPPKEKRVKNVDSYSHAPYSRGDNNPRGRGQKGHRGRGHGHGGHERGCHSSTWSRDVTSGPSGRGNTVEKTHKNPMSKKAENDNAPCYRCGISGHWYQQCKASAKVAASYKKMPGIYRSRSLLCGRT